AAAGAAAAAGCACCAGAAACAATCTGGTGCTTGAGAGTCCTAGCTAGAGGACGAGTAGGTCATAGCGGGTTGCTTTGACATCGGAAAGCCGCTTGCGGGCGCGCTCTAGGCGCTGCCATTGTTCCTGGGGGATGGATTTGCGGGCGATGGTGACGGTTTCAGCATCGGGGGTTCCCCAAGCAATGGGCATGGGGGAGATTTGCTGCCAATGCTCTTTATCGGAGGTGGAACGCTGGCCGGATACGGCGGCGACCGGAACCTTGGTGCCAACGGTGCGTTGGACGCCGGGGATGGAAGACACCGTGCGCAGGCACGCGCCCCAGCGTGGGGGAAGGGACGGATCCACATTAGTATTTACCAAGGCAAGAAGGATCATATCTCGTTCGTTGACCTGTGCGATGACGGCGGGAGCGAGCGGATAAGAATCATAGAGGGATTGGGCCGTTCCTACCTTGCTTGCGGCGGCGACGCCGACGATGGCAACGACGATGCCAAAGAGGATGAGCCCTAAGCCCAAGGTGATTCCCCAGGAAAAGCTCCACCAAACAGCGGCACCGGCGATGATCAGGATGAGGCCGAAGATAAGCCCGGACACGCGAAGCCGGTTGGAATCACGCAATAACTCGTTATTGGCCTTGGCAAAGGACTCGTCAACGTCGAACTTAAAGATCTTCATTGGCCTAAGTCTACTGCGTCCATGAGCCGGTAGGCATATCCTTGCTCGGCGAGGAAGCGTTGGCGGTGCATGGCGTAGTCCGCATCTAGGCTGTCGCGGGTGACCAGGGTATAAAAGAGCGCCTCGGTTTCCTTCGGGCGCAGCAGGCGGCCGAGGCGTTGGGCCTCTTCTTGGCGGGAGCCAAAGGTGCCGGAGACCTGGATGGCTAGTGCAGCTTCGGGCAGGTCAATGGAGAAGTTGGCCACCTTGGAAACGACGAGGATGGCCAGCTCGCCCTCGCGGAATTGCTGGAAAAGTTTTTCGCGCTTGGCGGTAGAGGTGGTGCCATCAATGACGGGGGCATCGAGGTGTTCACCTAATTCGCGCAGTTGGTCCACGTATCCGCCGATGATGAGCGCTTGCTGGTCGTGGGAAGCAAGGATCTTATCGACGGCGCGGAGCTTGGCCGAGGCCTGTGCAGCGATGCGGTAGCGATCGCGCGGCTGCGCGGTGGCATAGAGCATGCGTTCTTCCGGATCCATATCCACGCGGACTTCGATGCACTCCGCGGTGGCGATATAGCCGGCCATTTCCAGCTCTTTCCACGGCGCGTCGTAACGCTTCGGGCCGATGAGGGAGAACACATCGCCTTCACGGCCATCCTCGCGCACGAGG
The window above is part of the Corynebacterium accolens genome. Proteins encoded here:
- a CDS encoding DUF3239 domain-containing protein yields the protein MKIFKFDVDESFAKANNELLRDSNRLRVSGLIFGLILIIAGAAVWWSFSWGITLGLGLILFGIVVAIVGVAAASKVGTAQSLYDSYPLAPAVIAQVNERDMILLALVNTNVDPSLPPRWGACLRTVSSIPGVQRTVGTKVPVAAVSGQRSTSDKEHWQQISPMPIAWGTPDAETVTIARKSIPQEQWQRLERARKRLSDVKATRYDLLVL